One Neodiprion pinetum isolate iyNeoPine1 chromosome 1, iyNeoPine1.2, whole genome shotgun sequence genomic window carries:
- the Klp10A gene encoding kinesin-like protein Klp10A isoform X11 has protein sequence MFKMSPQSMIPRRKVEIDAILALNPELVPKTMGPPPPVNNHMMPSRNKDSSGEEDDGVDEYENQDEGSLGRSGAQQTTRNGLSSATLPVRVTSRLSNTTRASIPVKGKSVPNRQITRAGRPTNIIPPITSVNGHGDSISGLTRRELENIPPTPVTPAPSSASTVAMSKQKQLQIQQAQQQQLQIQQQQQQLQQQQAAQIENGRGRRSNVVKEVERLKKNREERRQRQAELKEEKEALMNLDPGNPNWEFLAMIREYQNTIDFRPLRDTDAVEDHQITVCVRKRPLNRKEVNRKEVDVISVPSKDQMVVHEPKAKVDLTKYLENQLFRFDYAFDETCTNEIVYKYTAKPLVQTIFEGGMATCFAYGQTGSGKTHTMGGDFNGKTQDCKKGIYAMVAKDVFKYLKSTKYRPLNLIISASFFEIYSGKVFDLLAEKEKLRVLEDGKQQVQIVGLTEKVVESCDEVLKLIQHGNSARTSGQTSANANSSRSHAVFQIIARTPGTHKVHGKFSLIDLAGNERGADTSSANRQTRMEGAEINKSLLALKECIRALGRKGTHLPFRASKLTQVLRDSFIGEKSKTCMIAMISPGMSSCEHSLNTLRYADRVKELAATDPTEVKAPSTDDDERGLKIEDHSNNSVLSDSDLAQLRSLNEGELSQDLYTFHEAVSALQLLEEEVLDTHKLVVDNTTRFLNDAHSVFSATHEVDYDQEDTHAMTKANSIFTLSHNWRGSNATLNTTLSINDKLNNNPDYDSHSNLNSSTQISGKNSYNSPWKDELNFGNSENSDSDQDKLEVESEKKDSETLSTVSINTMHNKTFSDRTTPPHKKCETRRSTISGIKKYSKYNWAGTFDNKAKKKISFVESSLSKSITAEGNVESHEMSDKNECRTSEKKTMNFTINPTSECNSCDSYEDDSLKVNDKFSDELKYTKFSNIDRTSDSKLNNMIESDLIFPPVTDNSYFIKNDASPARINIFTDCSDKNLEMPSILKSTANTASSILKVNQQMKNRYHIKLDTLQPNFNTSVPEKGPIDSGFERTSTLVKKCVLQKSIDSNIAEISVVESQIEDPKLTKKSLCRKLFQFASNLIINVILFTLLPAVYIAFFAYLHSVND, from the exons ATGTTTAAAATGTCTCCCCAGAGCATGATACCGCGTAGAAAG GTGGAAATCGATGCGATTTTGGCTTTAAATCCAGAGTTGGTACCGAAAACGATGGGCCCACCTCCGCCAGTGAATAATCACATGATGCCTTCTCGTAATAAG GACTCTTCCGGTGAGGAGGACGACGGCGTTGACGAGTACGAAAACCAGGATGAAGGCTCGCTCGGACGTTCCGGTGCTCAACAAACCACGAGAAATGGTCTTAGCTCGGCAACCCTGCCTGTACGAGTTACATCTCGGCTTTCG AATACTACGAGAGCGTCTATTCCAGTCAAAGGTAAGT CCGTTCCAAATAGACAAATCACTCGAGCGGGGCGGCCGACAAATATAATTCCACCCATTACATCTGTGAACGGACACGGTGATTCCATCTCAGGTCTTACTCGACGGGAATTGGAGAATATCCCACCAACTCCGGTAACACCAGCACCATCAAGTGCTTCCACTGTGGCAATGAGCAAGCAGAAACAATTGCAGATACAACAGGCTCAACAGCAGCAATTGCAAattcaacaacaacaacaacaactacaacaacaacaagcTGCCCAAATCGAAAATGGGAGAGGTAGACGGTCGAACGTTGTCAAGGAGGTGGAAAGGCTAAAAAAGAACAGAGAAGAGAGGAGGCAGCGACAAGCAGAGCtgaaggaggaaaaagaagcATTAATGAACTTGGATCCTGGAAATCCAAATTGGGAATTCCTTGCTATGATTAG gGAGTATCAAAACACCATAGACTTTAGACCACTGCGAGACACAGACGCCGTAGAAGACCATCAAATAACCGTTTGTGTTCGAAAACGTCCGTTAAATCGTAAGGAGGTGAATCGTAAAGAAGTGGACGTTATAAGTGTTCCCAGTAAAGATCAGATGGTCGTTCACGAACCAAAAGCAAAGGTTGATTTAACCAAGTATTTGGAAAATCAACTGTTCAGATTTGATTACGCTTTTGATGAAACTTGTACCAATGAAATAGTCTACAAATATACAGCCAAGCCATTAGTACAAACTATCTTTGAGGGTGGAATGGCTACTTGTTTTGCTTATGGTCAAACCGGAAGCGGTAAGACTCACACGATGGGTGGAGACTTCAATGGAAAAACTCAGGACTGCAAGAAAGGAATATATGCTATGGTCGCTAAAGACGTTTTCAAGTATTTAAAGTCCACTAAATATCGTCCACTGAATTTGATAATCTCTGCAAGTTTTTTTGAGATTTACTCAGGCAAAGTTTTTGACCTGCTCgctgaaaaagaaaagctcCGAGTACTGGAGGACGGGAAACAACAG gTCCAGATAGTTGGACTGACTGAAAAGGTTGTGGAATCTTGTGATGAAGTACTGAAATTAATTCAACATGGAAACAGTGCCAGAACTAGCGGGCAAACTAGCGCCAATGCTAACTCTTCGAGGTCGCATGCTGTCTTTCAAATAATTGCGCGGACACCAGGAACCCACAAGGTTCATGGAAAGTTTTCTCTAATCGATCTTGCCGGTAATGAAAGGGGAGCTGATACATCGTCAGCTAACAGACAAACCA GAATGGAAGGTGCTGAAATCAACAAATCACTGCTGGCGCTCAAAGAATGTATCCGTGCACTGGGACGTAAGGGTACACATTTGCCATTCAGAGCTAGTAAGCTAACTCAGGTTCTGCGAGATAGTTTTATcggagaaaaatcaaaaacttgTATG ATCGCTATGATCAGCCCAGGAATGAGCTCCTGCGAACATTCTCTTAATACATTACGGTACGCAGACAGAGTTAAGGAACTAGCTGCAACAGATCCAACAGAAGTAAAGGCACCATCGACAGATGACGATGAACGAGGTTTAAAGATAGAAGACCATTCGAACAACAGCGTTCTATCGGACAGTGATTTAGCACAGCTGAGATCACTCAat GAGGGAGAGTTATCGCAGGACTTATATACTTTCCATGAAGCAGTATCTGCGCTACAGTTATTAGAGGAAGAAGTTTTGGACACGCATAAGCTTGTGGTTGACAATACAACTCGGTTTTTAAACGATGCGCACAGCGTTTTCAGTGCGACACACGAGGTGGACTATGATCAGGAAG ATACTCACGCAATGACAAAGGCTAATTCAATCTTCACATTAAGCCACAACTGGAGAGGCAGCAATGCAACATTAAACACGACGCTCAGtataaatgataaattgaataacaatCCAGATTACGATAGTCATTCTAATTTGAATTCGTCGACACAAATTTCTGGTAAGAACTCCTATAATTCTCCTTGGAAAGATGAgttaaattttggaaattcagaaaattctgACAGTGATCAAGATAAGCTTGAAGTTGAATCTGAAAAGAAAGACAGCGAAACTCTTAGCACTGTATCCATCAACACCATGCATAACAAGACGTTTTCCGATAGAACTACTCCGCCACACAAAAAATGCGAAACCAGAAGGTCAACCATTTCtggcataaaaaaatattccaaatatAATTGGGCTGGTACTTTTGATAATAAAgctaaaaaaaagatttcgtTCGTGGAAAGTTCACTATCAAAATCAATCACAGCTGAAGGTAATGTTGAAAGTCATGAAATGTCAGATAAGAATGAATGTAGAAcaagtgaaaagaaaactatgaattttacaattaacCCTACATCAGAGTGTAACAGTTGTGATTCATATGAAGATGACTCTTTGAAAGTAAATGACAAATTTAGTGACGAGCTAAAGTATACtaagttttcaaatattgacaGAACGTCggattcaaaattgaataatatgatCGAAAGTGATTTGATCTTCCCACCTGTAACTGATAATTcctatttcataaaaaatgatgCTTCCCCTGCTAGGATCAATATATTTACTGATTGCTCTgataaaaatcttgaaatgCCATCCATTTTAAAAAGTACGGCTAATACAGCGTCTTCGATTTTAAAAGTAAACCAACagatgaaaaatcgatatcaTATTAAACTAGACACATTACAACCAAATTTTAACACATCTGTGCCAGAAAAGGGTCCAATAGATTCTGGGTTCGAACGCACTTCAACATTAGTAAAAAAGTGTGTCTTGCAAAAATCAATAGACTCCAATATAGCTGAAATCTCAGTTGTTGAATCACAAATTGAAGACccgaaattaacgaaaaaaagcttgtgcagaaaattatttcaatttgcgTCAAACTTAATAATTAATGTGATTCTGTTTACATTGTTACCTGCAGTTTATATCGCGTTTTTTGCGTATTTACATAGTGTAAATGATTAA